One genomic segment of Streptomyces niveus includes these proteins:
- the xylB gene encoding xylulokinase, whose amino-acid sequence MPHSQVVIGVDSSTQSTKAAFTDAATGRLLAVGRAPHRVTGEAGARESDPEVWWQALREAVAMGLKESGVPASAVTGIAVAGQQHGLVVLDAAGKPLRPALLWNDTRSAPQAAALTEALGGPDAWTARTGSVPVASMTAAKWQWLRENDPASAGAAAAVRLPHDFLTERLAGTAATDPGDASGTCWYSTATGAYDPELLALVGLDESLLPAVAPTGGARVGSLTASAAELLGLPAGIAVAAGTGDNMSAAVGLGLGGAGLLDHPVLSLGTSGTVFAATRTRPASAALSGFAAADGTFLPLGCTLNCTLAVDKVAELLRLDREDVAPGGEAVLLPYLDGERTPDLPTSAGLLTGLRHDTTPQQLLGAAYEGAAYTVLRALDEVLRACGLDPADPVVAGRPLRLVGGGAQGRTWVETVRRLSGRPVIVPESGELVALGAAALAASAATGEDPVAIAASWKTGDGPELPPVARDTETWERVGSVLDRAAPSLLS is encoded by the coding sequence GTGCCGCACAGCCAGGTGGTCATCGGCGTCGACAGCTCCACCCAGTCGACCAAAGCGGCGTTCACCGACGCGGCGACCGGACGGCTGCTCGCCGTCGGGCGCGCACCGCACCGGGTGACCGGGGAGGCCGGGGCGCGGGAGAGCGACCCCGAGGTGTGGTGGCAGGCGCTGCGTGAGGCCGTCGCCATGGGGCTCAAGGAGTCCGGCGTACCGGCGTCCGCCGTCACGGGCATAGCGGTCGCCGGCCAGCAGCACGGACTGGTGGTGCTCGACGCGGCCGGCAAGCCGCTGCGGCCCGCCCTCCTTTGGAACGACACCCGCTCCGCCCCGCAGGCCGCCGCTCTTACGGAGGCGCTGGGCGGACCCGACGCGTGGACCGCCAGGACCGGATCCGTGCCGGTCGCCTCGATGACGGCGGCGAAGTGGCAGTGGCTCCGCGAGAACGATCCCGCCTCCGCCGGCGCGGCGGCGGCCGTCCGGCTCCCCCACGACTTCCTCACCGAACGTCTCGCGGGTACGGCGGCCACGGACCCCGGTGACGCGTCGGGCACCTGCTGGTACTCCACGGCGACCGGGGCGTACGACCCCGAACTGCTCGCGCTCGTCGGCCTCGACGAGTCGCTGCTGCCGGCCGTCGCCCCGACCGGGGGCGCCCGGGTCGGCTCGCTCACCGCCTCCGCCGCCGAGTTGCTGGGGCTGCCGGCCGGTATCGCGGTCGCCGCCGGCACCGGTGACAACATGAGCGCGGCCGTCGGCCTCGGCCTCGGCGGCGCCGGGCTGCTGGACCACCCCGTACTGAGCCTCGGCACGTCCGGCACCGTCTTCGCCGCGACCCGCACCAGGCCCGCCTCGGCCGCGCTGTCCGGGTTCGCGGCGGCCGACGGTACGTTCCTGCCGCTCGGCTGCACCCTGAACTGCACGCTGGCCGTCGACAAGGTCGCCGAACTGCTGCGCCTGGACCGCGAGGACGTGGCGCCCGGCGGCGAGGCGGTGCTGCTGCCGTACCTGGACGGCGAGCGCACCCCCGATCTGCCGACCTCCGCGGGCCTGTTGACGGGCCTGCGCCACGACACGACGCCGCAGCAGTTGCTCGGCGCGGCGTACGAGGGCGCGGCGTACACGGTCCTGCGGGCGCTGGACGAGGTCCTGCGCGCCTGTGGCCTCGACCCGGCGGACCCCGTGGTGGCCGGCCGCCCGCTGCGTCTGGTGGGCGGCGGCGCCCAGGGCCGTACGTGGGTGGAGACCGTACGGCGCCTCTCCGGGCGCCCGGTGATCGTGCCGGAGAGCGGCGAGCTGGTCGCCCTGGGCGCGGCGGCGCTGGCGGCGTCGGCCGCCACCGGCGAGGACCCGGTGGCGATCGCCGCCTCCTGGAAGACCGGCGACGGCCCCGAACTCCCGCCGGTGGCACGGGACACGGAGACCTGGGAGCGCGTCGGATCGGTGCTGGACCGGGCGGCGCCGAGCCTCCTGTCGTAG
- the xylA gene encoding xylose isomerase, translating to MTERFTPTPADKFSFGLWTVGWQGRDPFGDATRPALDPTESVQHLAELGAYGVTFHDDDLIPFGSSDAEREGHIKRFRQALDTTGLVVPMVTTNLFTHPVFKDGGFTANDRDVRRYALRKTLRNLDLAAELGAKKFVAWGGREGAESGGAKDVRLALDRMKEGFDLLGEYVVSQGYDIKFAIEPKPNEPRGDILLPTVGHALAFIERLERPELYGVNPETGHEQMAGLNFPHAIAQALWAGKLFHIDLNGQHGTRYDQDLRFGAGDLRAAFWLVDLLESAGWDGSRHFDFKPPRTEDFDGVWASAAGCMRNYLILKERAASFRADPEVQEALRASRLDELAQPTAADGVTALLADRSAYEDFDVASAASRGMAFEHLDQLAMDHLLGAR from the coding sequence ATGACGGAACGTTTCACTCCCACCCCCGCGGACAAGTTCAGCTTCGGTCTGTGGACGGTCGGCTGGCAAGGCAGGGACCCGTTCGGTGACGCGACGCGCCCGGCGCTCGATCCGACCGAGTCCGTACAGCACCTCGCCGAACTCGGCGCGTACGGAGTGACCTTCCACGACGACGACCTGATCCCGTTCGGCTCGTCCGACGCCGAGCGCGAGGGGCACATCAAGCGCTTCCGGCAGGCGCTCGACACCACCGGGCTCGTCGTGCCGATGGTCACCACCAACCTCTTCACCCACCCCGTCTTCAAGGACGGCGGCTTCACGGCGAACGACCGCGACGTCCGCCGTTACGCGCTGCGCAAGACGCTGCGCAACCTCGACCTGGCCGCCGAGCTGGGCGCCAAGAAGTTCGTCGCCTGGGGCGGCCGGGAGGGCGCGGAGTCCGGCGGCGCGAAGGACGTGCGTCTGGCGCTGGACCGGATGAAGGAGGGCTTCGACCTGCTCGGCGAGTACGTCGTCTCGCAGGGGTACGACATCAAGTTCGCCATCGAGCCCAAGCCGAACGAGCCGCGCGGTGACATCCTGCTGCCGACCGTCGGTCACGCGCTCGCCTTCATCGAGCGCCTGGAGCGCCCGGAGCTGTACGGCGTCAACCCCGAGACGGGTCACGAGCAGATGGCCGGGCTGAACTTCCCGCACGCCATCGCGCAGGCCCTGTGGGCGGGCAAGCTCTTCCACATCGACCTCAACGGCCAGCACGGCACGCGCTACGACCAGGACCTGCGCTTCGGCGCCGGCGACCTGCGCGCCGCGTTCTGGCTGGTGGACCTGCTGGAGTCGGCGGGCTGGGACGGCTCGCGGCACTTCGACTTCAAGCCGCCGCGCACCGAGGACTTCGACGGTGTGTGGGCGTCCGCCGCCGGCTGCATGCGCAACTACCTGATACTCAAGGAGCGCGCCGCCTCGTTCCGCGCGGACCCGGAGGTCCAGGAGGCGCTGCGCGCCTCGCGTCTGGATGAGCTGGCGCAGCCGACCGCCGCCGACGGGGTGACCGCTCTGCTGGCCGACCGGAGCGCGTACGAGGACTTCGACGTGGCGTCCGCGGCGAGCCGCGGCATGGCGTTCGAACACCTCGACCAGCTCGCCATGGACCACCTCCTGGGCGCCCGCTGA